From the Paenibacillus tianjinensis genome, the window AAGGTATGAGTGCCAACCTAATGCTCCCACTCCCAAAGCACGATTAGCCTTTGCAAAGTTATAGGTTTTCTCCATAAAGTAAAATGCCAATTTTTCTTCTCTGCTTTCAGAATCACGCATCTTCTCTAGTTTGTTTATGAAATCGGTCATTACTGAATCCAAGAAGAATACCATAGTTTCAACCGCATCGGTATCTTTCCATTCATCATAATGAAGGATATTCATTGAAGATAAATTACAAACGAATGACCATTCATCATTACTTGGCAACATAACCTCGCTACAAAGGTTGCTCGCATAAATCTTCAACCCTTTGTCTTTGTATACATCAACGGTATTATTGTTAACTGCATCATCAAAGAAAATATACGGGTAGCCAATCTCAACTCGTCTCTGAATGACTTTTGCCCATAGAGTACGTTTTTCAAGATCTCCTGCAACCATTTCCTTCATCCATTTATCTGTCACAATTACTCCGTGCGTCAATTCTTGAATGGGGTCGCCTTCAGTTCCAATCTTCAAAAATTCTTCAATATCTGGGTGATCAATGGGTAGATATGGAGCAAAACGCCCTCTACGTGTAGAACCTTGAGACACAACATCCATAGTGGATTCAAACAACTTCATGAAATGGACTGCGCCAGATGATTCTCCATTGTCTTTGATTGGTGCTCCTCGATGACGAAGATTGCCGAAATATCCAGACGTTCCTCCACCAAACTTACTCATCATTCCAACCTCAGATGTTGTGTATAGGATATCTCCCATATTGTCTGAGATATTGGAACCAAAGCAACTGATGGGCAAACCCTTGTCAATTCCGAAATTGGCCCATACTGGAGAAGAAAGAGAATAGTATCCCTTTTCCATATATCCGTAAAATTTATCAGCAAATCCTTCGATATTAAGAATCTTCTCAGCCGTATCTGCAATTGTACGAATACGCTGTTCTGCTGTAACTCCTTCCGTCAGATATCCACGAGACAAGAAAGTTTTACTGTATTCATTTAACCATTTCATATTTTATCAATCCCCTTTTTATGTATTAGAACAAGTCGTCGCCAGTGATGCTGTGCATTCTCTTAGAATAATTAATTGAACGTTTCACAAAGAAGTCTACATGTTTTGATGCCACAATCTCTGCATCAAACCAATCAGTTTCTTCTAGTGATTTCTCGTTAACGTCAAAGACAGGCTTAAATCCAACACTTTTCA encodes:
- a CDS encoding ribonucleoside-diphosphate reductase subunit alpha: MKWLNEYSKTFLSRGYLTEGVTAEQRIRTIADTAEKILNIEGFADKFYGYMEKGYYSLSSPVWANFGIDKGLPISCFGSNISDNMGDILYTTSEVGMMSKFGGGTSGYFGNLRHRGAPIKDNGESSGAVHFMKLFESTMDVVSQGSTRRGRFAPYLPIDHPDIEEFLKIGTEGDPIQELTHGVIVTDKWMKEMVAGDLEKRTLWAKVIQRRVEIGYPYIFFDDAVNNNTVDVYKDKGLKIYASNLCSEVMLPSNDEWSFVCNLSSMNILHYDEWKDTDAVETMVFFLDSVMTDFINKLEKMRDSESREEKLAFYFMEKTYNFAKANRALGVGALGWHSYLQSKMIPFESLEAAKLNSRIFSLIQKRSHEASKELASLYGEPEVLKGYGRRNSTLTAIAPTTSSAFILGQVSQSIEPIWSNCYVKDIAKIKVTIQNPYLKEVLKTYDKDTKETWNSIRDNDGSVQHLDFLSNNEKEVFKTFSEIDQYVILDQASTRQLFLDQSQSLNITVNPKMSAKQINELYLFAWENKIKTLYYQHSTNAAQQFSKDKLCSSCEA